A window of Rhinatrema bivittatum chromosome 2, aRhiBiv1.1, whole genome shotgun sequence contains these coding sequences:
- the LOC115083951 gene encoding gastrula zinc finger protein XlCGF52.1-like isoform X2 yields MESSCTGYGLSHENKKHHQECAEYQESQKMLSERVKEIFIQGADRLSPPLSFPNSSTVPINKCIIYRDGRTSIGIQTHVISHQTNDVVEKQQTCLENDNLSQKSGLNSYPMTHIEEKTFSCTECDKSFGFLSELGMHQRNHKGEKLFKCTECDKSFTRKSQLGMHQRIHTGEKPYTCPGCNKRFNNESNLIVHQRVHTGEKPFSCTECDKSFNLKSNLRIHHKVHIDEILFMCAQCDKSFTLKANLKAHQKIHTGEKPFICTECNSSFASKPQLVVHHKIHTGEKPFTCTECDKGFCRMSELRKHERIHTGEKPYKCTVCDRNFTLQSNLRKHQRIHTGTKPFECSECDKSFTWKIQLAVHQRTHTGEKLTCTECNKSFAWKSNLRKHQKIHTGQLILAHK; encoded by the exons ATGGAAAGCTCTTGTACAG GTTATGGGCTCAGTCATGAAAATAAGAAGCATCATCAGGAATGTGCTGAATATCAGGAAAGCCAGAAGATGCTCTCAGAGAGAGTCAAAGAAATATTTATCCAGGGAGCAGATAGATTgtctcctccactctcttttcCTAACTCGAGCACAGTCCctataaataaatgcattatttATAGAGATGGAAGAACTTCTATTGGAATTCAGACACATGTTATATCACATCAAACAAACGATGTGGTGGAGAAACAGCAAACATGTCTTGAAAATGATAACTTAAGTCAAAAGTCAGGTCTAAATTCATACCCGATGACTCATATAgaggaaaaaacattttcatgcacagagtgtgataaaagcttcggTTTCCTATCAGAACTGGGAATGCATCAAAGGAACCACAAAGGAGAAAAACTATTTAAATGCACTGAATGTGACAAAAGCTTTACAAGGAAATCGCAGCTTGGAATGCAtcaaagaatccacacaggagagaaaccctACACCTGTCCTGGGTGTAATAAACGGTTTAATAATGAATCAAATCTAATAGTACATCAAAGGGTCCACACTGGAGAAAAGCCAttttcatgtactgagtgtgataaaagtttcaaTCTAAAATCAAATTTAAGAATTCACCATAAGGTCCACATAGATGAGATACTGTTTATGTGCGCtcagtgtgataaaagcttcacttTGAAAGCAAATTTAAAAGCTCACCAAAAGATCCATACAGGCGAGAAGCCATTCATATGCACAGAATGTAATAGTAGCTTTGCTTCAAAACCGCAGCTCGTAGTTCACCACAagatccacactggagagaaaccgttcacatgtactgagtgtgataaaggCTTCTGTCGCATGTCAGAGCTCAGAAagcatgaaaggatccacacaggagaaaaaccatATAAATGTACTGTGTGTGATAGAAACTTCACTTTGCAATCAAATTTAAGAAAACACCAACGGATCCACACAGGAACGAAGCCATTTGAATGCAGcgaatgtgataaaagtttcacTTGGAAAATACAGCTAGCAGTTCACCAAAGAACCCACACTGGAGAAAAATTAACATGTACCGAGTGTAATAAAAGCTTTGCCTGGAAATCAAATTTAAGAAAGCACCAAAAGATCCACACAGGTCAACTTATTCTGGCTCACAAATGA
- the LOC115083951 gene encoding gastrula zinc finger protein XlCGF52.1-like isoform X1, which translates to MESSCTAGYGLSHENKKHHQECAEYQESQKMLSERVKEIFIQGADRLSPPLSFPNSSTVPINKCIIYRDGRTSIGIQTHVISHQTNDVVEKQQTCLENDNLSQKSGLNSYPMTHIEEKTFSCTECDKSFGFLSELGMHQRNHKGEKLFKCTECDKSFTRKSQLGMHQRIHTGEKPYTCPGCNKRFNNESNLIVHQRVHTGEKPFSCTECDKSFNLKSNLRIHHKVHIDEILFMCAQCDKSFTLKANLKAHQKIHTGEKPFICTECNSSFASKPQLVVHHKIHTGEKPFTCTECDKGFCRMSELRKHERIHTGEKPYKCTVCDRNFTLQSNLRKHQRIHTGTKPFECSECDKSFTWKIQLAVHQRTHTGEKLTCTECNKSFAWKSNLRKHQKIHTGQLILAHK; encoded by the exons ATGGAAAGCTCTTGTACAG CAGGTTATGGGCTCAGTCATGAAAATAAGAAGCATCATCAGGAATGTGCTGAATATCAGGAAAGCCAGAAGATGCTCTCAGAGAGAGTCAAAGAAATATTTATCCAGGGAGCAGATAGATTgtctcctccactctcttttcCTAACTCGAGCACAGTCCctataaataaatgcattatttATAGAGATGGAAGAACTTCTATTGGAATTCAGACACATGTTATATCACATCAAACAAACGATGTGGTGGAGAAACAGCAAACATGTCTTGAAAATGATAACTTAAGTCAAAAGTCAGGTCTAAATTCATACCCGATGACTCATATAgaggaaaaaacattttcatgcacagagtgtgataaaagcttcggTTTCCTATCAGAACTGGGAATGCATCAAAGGAACCACAAAGGAGAAAAACTATTTAAATGCACTGAATGTGACAAAAGCTTTACAAGGAAATCGCAGCTTGGAATGCAtcaaagaatccacacaggagagaaaccctACACCTGTCCTGGGTGTAATAAACGGTTTAATAATGAATCAAATCTAATAGTACATCAAAGGGTCCACACTGGAGAAAAGCCAttttcatgtactgagtgtgataaaagtttcaaTCTAAAATCAAATTTAAGAATTCACCATAAGGTCCACATAGATGAGATACTGTTTATGTGCGCtcagtgtgataaaagcttcacttTGAAAGCAAATTTAAAAGCTCACCAAAAGATCCATACAGGCGAGAAGCCATTCATATGCACAGAATGTAATAGTAGCTTTGCTTCAAAACCGCAGCTCGTAGTTCACCACAagatccacactggagagaaaccgttcacatgtactgagtgtgataaaggCTTCTGTCGCATGTCAGAGCTCAGAAagcatgaaaggatccacacaggagaaaaaccatATAAATGTACTGTGTGTGATAGAAACTTCACTTTGCAATCAAATTTAAGAAAACACCAACGGATCCACACAGGAACGAAGCCATTTGAATGCAGcgaatgtgataaaagtttcacTTGGAAAATACAGCTAGCAGTTCACCAAAGAACCCACACTGGAGAAAAATTAACATGTACCGAGTGTAATAAAAGCTTTGCCTGGAAATCAAATTTAAGAAAGCACCAAAAGATCCACACAGGTCAACTTATTCTGGCTCACAAATGA